DNA sequence from the Methanolobus psychrophilus R15 genome:
ATGGATGTGAAAGGCAAGGCCCTAAACCTGAACGCCGATACAATTGCAGGAGATATTGCCGCAGCCCTGAGTGCCAAGAAACTCATCCTGATGACAGATGTGCCAGGAGTGCTGAGGGACCCAAGCGACAGGTCATCACGTATATCCAGGGTAACCCTTGAGGATGTCGAGCACCTTATCCGGACAGGCGTTATCTCAGGCGGCATGATACCGAAGATGAGAGGTGCCGCAACTGCAGTAGAGAGTGGTGTGGAGAACGTCCACATCATCGACGGAAGTATATCCCATTCCGTATTGCTTGAGCTGTTCACGGATTCAGGGATAGGTACAATGGTCTGTAAAGACTGAGACGGGATATAACCCGTCACATCTTATTTTTCTCCGGCTTCAGTCAGTTATAGGCGCACCGAAGGTATGGTCATCCAGTTCCAGCACTGATTCCCACAGGCTCTTGCATCCACACTCCAGTGCATTCAGGCAGGCTATGTCCTGGGTTACCGAGAAAAGCCTTATTGAATCGGCCACATCGTGGCTGCATTCTTTGCAATTGTGCGGACCCCTTTTGGAACCTGCACCTACAGGGTCTGAAGTGATGACCTTATCAGGGAACTCTTCTTTGGCCTTCTTCAGCACTTCAACGATACTCCACAGCCACGGAGGACGGTACTGGCCCTTCTGCCACAGGTTTTCAACAAATGTGCCGTTCTGTATATTGCACAGGTTGATGGAGAAGGTATCAGCGTATGCAGCAGCGTCCCTTATAGAACTTATCATGTCATCCATGGCCTCTTTCTCGGAAAGGAAAGGAGGCTTGAGCATAAGGTATGCTTTTACCGTGGCACCGCTGTTCCTGGCAATGGTCGCAGCCCGCTTGAAATCATCAAATGTGAAACCCTTGTTTATGGAATCCCTGCGCACTATGTCGGAGCTTGTTTCAAGACCGACGGCGATTTCAAAAGGCTTGCCTCCCATTGAGTTGAGGCAA
Encoded proteins:
- a CDS encoding Fe-S oxidoreductase, with the protein product MWTGADLVDGKKVDTLTIIFSTSGCWWGKAGGCTMCGYVYDSAQVSPSDEDLFSQLGKAMRKASGFSEFMVKIFTSGSFLDTREIPLEVRHRILEALKSDARVIKVLVETRPEFVKEDAMIDCLNSMGGKPFEIAVGLETSSDIVRRDSINKGFTFDDFKRAATIARNSGATVKAYLMLKPPFLSEKEAMDDMISSIRDAAAYADTFSINLCNIQNGTFVENLWQKGQYRPPWLWSIVEVLKKAKEEFPDKVITSDPVGAGSKRGPHNCKECSHDVADSIRLFSVTQDIACLNALECGCKSLWESVLELDDHTFGAPITD